In the genome of Qipengyuania seohaensis, one region contains:
- the gltX gene encoding glutamate--tRNA ligase — MASETAAGTSAKQVVTRFAPSPTGFLHIGGARTALFNWLFARHHGGKALLRIEDTDKKRSTQEAIDKILEGLDWLGLDYDEPPVFQSDRAERHANVAHKLLKAGHAYKCFATPEELEQMRAEQRANKQPMRYDRRWRDRDASEAPEGTPFTVRLKVPTEGATTIKDAVQGEVTVQNAEIDDYILLRADGTPTYMLAVVVDDHDMGVTHIIRGDDHLNNAFRQLPIIRAMDEIEGNWPDPVYAHVPLIHGSDGAKMSKRHGAIGVEAYRDDEGVLPEALFNYLLRLGWGHGDREEITRDEAIQLFDLDGVGKSAARFDIKKLQNLNAHYIREAEDQRLAELVAQEIGKPDETEILAEAMPVLKPRAKTVHELAEGAAFLFKKRPLEMSEKAQGLLDDDARARLAGLSELLKAENSWTIEALEATTKSYAEALELGLGKLAQPLRAALTGTTTSPGIFDVLVLLGKEESLARIDAQASPAGIGQN, encoded by the coding sequence ATGGCAAGTGAAACCGCGGCAGGTACCAGCGCAAAGCAAGTCGTGACCCGCTTTGCCCCCTCGCCGACCGGATTCCTGCACATCGGCGGAGCCCGTACTGCACTTTTCAACTGGCTATTCGCCCGCCATCACGGTGGCAAGGCGCTGTTGCGGATCGAAGATACCGACAAGAAGCGCAGCACCCAGGAGGCGATCGACAAGATCCTCGAAGGTCTCGACTGGCTGGGCCTCGATTATGACGAGCCGCCCGTCTTCCAATCCGATCGTGCGGAGCGTCATGCCAATGTCGCGCATAAGCTCCTCAAGGCGGGTCATGCCTACAAATGCTTTGCGACGCCGGAAGAACTGGAGCAGATGCGCGCCGAACAGCGCGCCAACAAGCAGCCGATGCGCTACGATCGCCGCTGGCGTGACCGGGATGCATCGGAAGCTCCTGAAGGAACTCCCTTTACGGTTCGCCTGAAGGTCCCGACCGAAGGCGCGACGACGATCAAGGATGCCGTGCAAGGCGAAGTTACCGTGCAGAATGCCGAGATCGACGACTACATCCTCCTGCGCGCAGACGGCACTCCGACCTACATGCTCGCCGTGGTCGTCGATGACCACGACATGGGCGTTACGCACATCATCCGCGGTGACGATCACCTCAACAACGCGTTCCGTCAGCTTCCGATCATTCGCGCAATGGACGAGATCGAGGGCAACTGGCCCGATCCCGTTTACGCCCACGTTCCCCTGATCCACGGGTCCGACGGCGCCAAAATGTCCAAGCGGCATGGCGCAATCGGCGTCGAGGCTTATCGCGACGACGAAGGCGTCCTGCCCGAAGCGCTTTTCAACTACCTGCTTCGCCTCGGCTGGGGTCATGGCGACCGCGAGGAAATCACGCGCGACGAGGCGATCCAGCTGTTCGACCTCGACGGGGTCGGCAAGAGCGCTGCCCGTTTCGACATCAAGAAACTGCAAAATCTCAACGCTCATTACATTCGCGAAGCCGAGGACCAGCGGCTGGCCGAGCTGGTAGCGCAGGAGATTGGCAAGCCGGACGAGACAGAGATACTCGCCGAGGCCATGCCGGTCCTAAAACCGCGTGCAAAGACCGTTCACGAACTCGCTGAAGGTGCAGCCTTTTTGTTCAAGAAGCGACCGTTGGAGATGAGCGAAAAGGCTCAGGGCCTCCTTGACGACGATGCACGTGCCCGCCTGGCCGGCCTTTCCGAGCTTCTAAAGGCGGAAAATAGCTGGACAATCGAGGCTCTCGAAGCCACTACGAAATCGTATGCCGAGGCGCTTGAACTGGGCCTTGGCAAGCTCGCGCAGCCGCTGCGCGCCGCACTCACGGGCACGACCACGTCGCCCGGAATTTTCGATGTTCTGGTCCTGTTGGGCAAGGAGGAATCTCTCGCGCGGATCGACGCGCAGGCCTCCCCGGCAGGCATCGGGCAAAACTGA